Genomic window (Candidatus Bathyarchaeota archaeon):
CAGGCGTCAAAATGACTGGGCCAATTCCTTTACCGACAAAAAAACTTAAAGTTCCAGTTTTGAAGGCTCCTTCAGGGGCAGGTACCGCGACTTGGGATAAGTGGGAAATGCGCATTCATAAGAGGCTTATTGACATTGACGCGGAAGAACGGGTCATGCGGCGAATTATGAGAATACGAGTGCCAGAGGAAGTATACGTAAGCATCGAACTTCTCTAGTGATTTAAAGCTTGAATTAGGCTTATTTCTTGATGTACTGTTTTGTGTAGTTGTTTGTGTAGTATCGTGGTACAGCATCTTCAAGCA
Coding sequences:
- the rpsJ gene encoding 30S ribosomal protein S10, whose amino-acid sequence is MARKARIRLTSTDYKRLEDVCNELKAIAEKTGVKMTGPIPLPTKKLKVPVLKAPSGAGTATWDKWEMRIHKRLIDIDAEERVMRRIMRIRVPEEVYVSIELL